A single region of the Streptomyces sp. NBC_01381 genome encodes:
- a CDS encoding epoxide hydrolase family protein yields MPRPTSDVQAFEAHATDADLDDLRARLAAARLPEAETVHRAAPDPRRWEQGVPLADLVDVVNYWRTGYNWRSFEERLNQIGQFRTTIDGLGIHFLHRRSARADATPLILTHGWPGSIAEFIDVVDELADPKDAAAPAFHVVVPSLPGFGYSDKPTTTGWGTEKIAAAWVELMGRLGYSKFVAHGGDWGGNITTVLGGRFPAHVLGIHTLFAEAPPGLTTDGLTAAERKWTEETRHFWRHRAAYAKQQATRPQTIGYSLVDSPVGLLAWILDKFAEWSDTEDSPFETISIDRVLDDVTLYWLTRTGASAARIYYESHNSLDPQLRVDVPSAITMYPRDIEKSPRPWAQERYRQIVRWGSPEKGGHFPSLEVPEYFVKDLQEGLAAVLAANR; encoded by the coding sequence ATGCCCCGTCCAACCAGCGACGTGCAAGCATTCGAAGCCCACGCAACTGACGCCGACCTCGACGATCTGCGCGCGCGACTGGCCGCGGCGCGGCTACCGGAGGCCGAGACGGTCCATCGCGCCGCGCCCGACCCTCGCCGATGGGAACAGGGCGTCCCTCTCGCCGACCTCGTCGACGTCGTGAACTACTGGCGCACCGGGTACAACTGGCGGTCGTTCGAAGAGCGCCTCAACCAGATCGGCCAGTTCCGTACGACCATTGATGGCCTGGGAATCCACTTCCTGCACCGCCGATCCGCGCGCGCAGATGCCACGCCTCTGATACTGACGCACGGCTGGCCAGGCAGCATTGCCGAGTTCATCGATGTGGTGGACGAGTTGGCAGATCCGAAAGACGCAGCCGCGCCGGCGTTCCACGTCGTGGTCCCGTCGCTGCCGGGCTTTGGTTACAGCGACAAGCCGACCACCACCGGGTGGGGAACGGAAAAGATCGCGGCCGCGTGGGTGGAACTGATGGGAAGGCTCGGCTACAGCAAGTTCGTGGCCCACGGCGGAGACTGGGGAGGGAATATCACCACGGTTCTCGGCGGCAGGTTCCCGGCGCACGTTCTCGGCATCCACACATTGTTCGCGGAGGCGCCGCCCGGATTGACGACGGACGGGCTGACGGCGGCCGAGCGCAAATGGACCGAGGAGACCCGCCACTTCTGGCGCCACCGCGCGGCGTACGCGAAGCAGCAGGCGACCCGACCGCAGACCATCGGCTACTCGCTCGTCGACTCACCGGTCGGGCTTCTGGCCTGGATCCTCGACAAGTTCGCCGAGTGGTCGGACACCGAGGACAGCCCGTTCGAGACGATCTCCATCGACCGTGTTCTTGACGACGTCACCCTGTACTGGCTGACGCGGACCGGCGCATCGGCGGCCCGCATTTACTACGAAAGCCACAACTCGCTCGATCCCCAACTCCGGGTCGACGTCCCGTCGGCAATCACGATGTATCCCCGCGACATCGAGAAGAGTCCGCGCCCCTGGGCACAGGAGCGCTACCGACAGATCGTCCGATGGGGATCGCCCGAGAAGGGGGGACATTTCCCGTCGCTGGAGGTTCCCGAGTATTTCGTCAAGGATCTACAAGAGGGCCTCGCGGCAGTGCTGGCCGCCAATCGGTGA
- a CDS encoding Uma2 family endonuclease, whose protein sequence is MSAAAAERPHDDLSGERSLLAEASLLMDRNPGHRVEIIGGQITVTPPPDVAHARALSRLRRPFAAAGLDGGETEVLEGVGLWLPTGAVDYAIPDLVVVDADIDEHLIENNCYDPLSFRLVLEVTSSNYENDLRAKVTSYAAAELPIYVIVDRKHGRLHTLMDPSNDEYKTHQVHAPGQLVTLPESIGAKVTLDVTEVLEAGKPVRDGS, encoded by the coding sequence ATGTCCGCAGCAGCTGCCGAGCGGCCCCATGACGACCTGTCCGGCGAGCGGTCCCTGCTCGCCGAGGCGAGCCTGCTCATGGATCGCAACCCGGGCCACCGCGTCGAGATCATCGGAGGCCAGATCACCGTGACCCCTCCCCCGGACGTGGCACATGCCCGCGCCCTCTCCCGGCTGAGGCGCCCGTTCGCCGCGGCCGGGCTCGACGGCGGGGAAACCGAGGTTCTCGAAGGAGTCGGACTCTGGCTCCCCACGGGTGCCGTGGACTACGCGATCCCCGACCTCGTCGTGGTCGACGCCGACATCGACGAGCACCTCATCGAGAACAACTGCTACGACCCCCTCTCCTTCCGCCTCGTCCTTGAAGTCACCTCCAGCAACTACGAGAACGACCTCCGGGCAAAGGTCACGTCGTACGCCGCCGCCGAGCTCCCGATCTACGTCATCGTCGACCGCAAGCACGGGCGCCTCCACACCCTCATGGACCCGTCCAACGACGAGTACAAGACGCACCAGGTGCACGCCCCGGGCCAGCTGGTCACCCTGCCCGAGTCGATCGGCGCGAAGGTCACGCTCGACGTGACGGAGGTCTTGGAGGCGGGAAAGCCTGTGCGGGACGGTAGTTGA
- a CDS encoding succinate dehydrogenase iron-sulfur subunit → MATPTLDKEDAKPEAGFADSPYITVTFRIRRFNPEISADATWEDFQVEIDPKERVLDALHKIKWELDGSLTFRRSCAHGICGSDAMRINGRNRLACKTLIKDINPSKPISVEPIKGLTVLKDLVVDMDPFFQAYRDVMPFLVTTGNEPTRERLQSPEDRERFDDTTKCILCAACTSSCPVFWNDGQYFGPAAIVNAHRFIFDSRDEAGEQRLEILNDKDGVWRCRTTFNCTDACPRGIEVTKAIQEVKRALITRRF, encoded by the coding sequence ATGGCAACCCCGACCCTCGACAAGGAAGACGCCAAGCCCGAGGCCGGCTTCGCCGACTCCCCGTACATCACGGTCACGTTCCGCATCCGCCGCTTCAACCCGGAGATCTCGGCGGACGCGACCTGGGAAGACTTCCAGGTGGAGATCGACCCCAAGGAGCGTGTCCTCGACGCCCTCCACAAGATCAAGTGGGAGCTCGACGGGTCGCTGACCTTCCGCCGCTCCTGCGCCCACGGCATCTGCGGCTCGGATGCCATGCGCATCAACGGCCGCAACCGCCTGGCCTGCAAGACCCTGATCAAGGACATCAACCCGTCCAAGCCGATCTCGGTCGAGCCGATCAAGGGTCTGACGGTCCTGAAGGACCTGGTCGTCGACATGGACCCGTTCTTCCAGGCGTACCGCGACGTCATGCCGTTCCTGGTGACCACCGGCAACGAGCCGACGCGCGAACGCCTGCAGTCGCCGGAGGACCGCGAGCGGTTCGACGACACCACGAAGTGCATCCTCTGCGCGGCCTGCACGTCCTCGTGCCCGGTCTTCTGGAACGACGGCCAGTACTTCGGCCCGGCCGCGATCGTCAACGCGCACCGTTTCATCTTCGATTCGCGTGACGAGGCGGGCGAGCAGCGCCTGGAGATCCTCAACGACAAGGACGGCGTGTGGCGTTGCCGCACGACGTTCAACTGCACGGACGCCTGCCCGCGCGGCATCGAGGTCACGAAGGCGATCCAGGAAGTGAAGCGGGCGTTGATCACGCGGCGCTTCTGA
- the sdhA gene encoding succinate dehydrogenase flavoprotein subunit — translation MKIHKYDTVIVGAGGAGMRAAIESTKRSRTAVLTKLYPTRSHTGAAQGGMAAALANVEEDNWEWHTFDTIKGGDYLVDQDAAEILAKEAIDAVLDLEKMGLPFGRTPKGEIDQRRFGGHSRNHGEAPVRRACYSGDRTGHMILQTLYQNCIKEGVEFFNEFYVLDQLLVEVDGVKKSAGVVAYELATGEIHIFQAKSVVYASGGTGKFFKVTSNAHTLTGDGQAACYRRGLPLEDMEFFQFHPTGIWRMGILLTEGARGEGGILRNKDGERFMEKYAPVMKDLASRDVVSRSIYTEIREGRGCGPEGDHVYLDLTHLPPEQLDAKLPDITEFARTYLGIEPYTDPIPIQPTAHYAMGGIPTNVEGEVLADNTTVVRGLYAAGEVACVSVHGANRLGTNSLLDINVFGRRAGIAAAEYSAKNDFVELPENAEELVVSQVERLRDATGNERVAELRKELQETMDANVMVFRTEQTIKTAVEKIAELRERYLNVSIQDKGRRFNTDLLEAIELGNLLDLAEVMAQSALARKESRGGHYREDFPNRDDVNFMRHTMAYREVGDDGAESIRLDYKPVVQTRYQPMERKY, via the coding sequence GTGAAGATTCACAAGTACGACACTGTCATCGTCGGCGCCGGCGGCGCGGGCATGCGCGCGGCCATCGAGTCGACGAAGCGCAGCCGCACCGCGGTCCTGACGAAGCTCTACCCCACCCGCTCCCACACGGGCGCGGCGCAGGGCGGCATGGCCGCCGCGCTCGCCAACGTGGAGGAGGACAACTGGGAGTGGCACACCTTCGACACGATCAAGGGCGGCGACTACCTGGTCGACCAGGACGCCGCCGAGATCCTGGCGAAGGAGGCCATCGACGCGGTCCTCGACCTGGAGAAGATGGGCCTGCCGTTCGGCCGTACGCCCAAGGGTGAGATCGACCAGCGCCGTTTCGGCGGTCACTCCCGCAACCACGGCGAGGCTCCTGTCCGCCGTGCCTGCTACTCGGGCGACCGCACCGGCCACATGATCCTCCAGACGCTGTACCAGAACTGCATCAAGGAGGGCGTGGAGTTCTTCAACGAGTTCTACGTCCTCGACCAGCTCCTCGTCGAGGTCGACGGCGTCAAGAAGAGCGCGGGCGTGGTCGCCTACGAGCTGGCCACCGGCGAGATCCACATCTTCCAGGCGAAGTCCGTGGTCTACGCGTCGGGCGGCACCGGCAAGTTCTTCAAGGTGACCTCGAACGCGCACACGCTGACGGGTGACGGCCAGGCGGCCTGCTACCGCCGCGGCCTGCCGCTGGAGGACATGGAGTTCTTCCAGTTCCACCCGACCGGCATCTGGCGCATGGGCATCCTCCTCACGGAAGGCGCCCGTGGTGAGGGCGGCATCCTCCGTAACAAGGACGGCGAGCGCTTCATGGAGAAGTACGCGCCGGTGATGAAGGACCTCGCGTCGCGCGACGTGGTCTCGCGCTCCATCTACACGGAGATCCGAGAGGGCCGCGGCTGCGGTCCCGAGGGCGACCACGTGTACCTGGACCTGACGCACCTCCCGCCGGAGCAGCTGGACGCGAAGCTCCCGGACATCACGGAGTTCGCGCGTACGTACCTCGGCATCGAGCCCTACACGGACCCGATCCCGATCCAGCCGACCGCGCACTACGCCATGGGCGGCATCCCGACGAACGTCGAGGGTGAGGTCCTCGCGGACAACACCACAGTCGTCCGGGGCCTGTACGCGGCGGGCGAGGTCGCCTGCGTCTCCGTGCACGGCGCCAACCGCCTGGGCACCAACTCGCTCCTGGACATCAACGTCTTCGGACGTCGTGCGGGCATCGCGGCGGCGGAGTACTCGGCGAAGAACGACTTCGTCGAGCTCCCCGAGAACGCCGAGGAGCTCGTCGTGTCCCAGGTCGAGCGCCTGCGCGACGCCACGGGTAACGAGCGGGTCGCCGAGCTCCGCAAGGAGCTGCAGGAGACCATGGACGCCAACGTCATGGTGTTCCGCACGGAGCAGACGATCAAGACGGCGGTGGAGAAGATCGCGGAGCTCCGCGAGCGCTACCTCAACGTCTCGATCCAGGACAAGGGCCGGCGCTTCAACACCGACCTCCTGGAGGCCATCGAGCTGGGCAACCTGCTCGACCTGGCCGAGGTCATGGCGCAGTCGGCCCTGGCCCGCAAGGAGTCCCGCGGCGGTCACTACCGCGAGGACTTCCCGAACCGCGACGACGTCAACTTCATGCGCCACACCATGGCGTACCGCGAGGTCGGCGACGACGGCGCCGAGTCGATCCGCCTCGACTACAAGCCTGTCGTCCAGACCCGCTACCAGCCGATGGAGCGTAAGTACTGA
- a CDS encoding succinate dehydrogenase hydrophobic membrane anchor subunit, whose protein sequence is MSDTTLEKSGVGPVEGASLYDVDNPAPVIEAPRKRTSKTPRSTRGNFEMAAWLFMRLSGVVLVVLVLGHLLIQLVLDGGVSKIGFAFVAGRWASPFWQVWDLLMLWLAMLHGANGLRTVINDYAERANTRLWLKGLLYTATVFTILLGTLVIFTFDPNIR, encoded by the coding sequence ATGTCCGACACCACGCTCGAGAAGTCCGGAGTGGGCCCCGTCGAGGGCGCCTCGCTCTACGACGTCGACAACCCGGCACCCGTCATCGAGGCGCCGCGCAAGCGCACCTCCAAGACCCCGCGCTCGACCCGCGGCAACTTCGAGATGGCCGCATGGCTCTTCATGCGCCTGTCCGGAGTCGTCCTGGTCGTCCTGGTCCTCGGCCACCTGCTGATCCAGCTGGTGCTCGACGGCGGAGTATCGAAGATCGGCTTCGCGTTCGTCGCGGGCCGCTGGGCGTCCCCGTTCTGGCAGGTCTGGGATCTGCTGATGCTGTGGCTCGCGATGCTGCACGGGGCCAACGGCCTGCGCACGGTCATCAACGACTACGCGGAGCGCGCCAACACGCGCCTGTGGCTCAAGGGCCTGCTGTACACCGCCACGGTGTTCACCATCCTTCTGGGCACGCTGGTGATCTTCACCTTCGACCCGAACATCCGCTAA
- the sdhC gene encoding succinate dehydrogenase, cytochrome b556 subunit yields the protein MPAGTLYRGREGMWSWVAHRVTGVLIFFFLFVHVLDTALVRVSPEAYDDVVSTYKTPLVALLEYGLVAAILFHALNGLRVIAVDFWSKGPRYQKQMLWTVVGIWVVLMVGALYPVLGHAVREVLGS from the coding sequence GTGCCGGCTGGAACGCTGTACCGCGGCCGGGAAGGAATGTGGTCCTGGGTGGCTCACCGAGTCACCGGCGTCCTCATCTTCTTCTTCCTGTTCGTGCATGTGCTGGACACCGCTCTCGTCCGCGTCTCCCCGGAGGCGTACGACGATGTCGTCAGCACTTACAAGACGCCCCTCGTCGCACTCCTTGAGTACGGCCTGGTCGCCGCCATCCTCTTCCACGCACTGAACGGCCTGCGTGTCATCGCCGTCGACTTCTGGTCGAAGGGCCCGCGCTACCAGAAGCAGATGCTCTGGACCGTCGTCGGCATCTGGGTCGTCCTGATGGTGGGGGCGCTCTACCCGGTCCTCGGCCACGCCGTCCGCGAAGTCCTCGGGAGCTGA
- a CDS encoding 2-oxo-4-hydroxy-4-carboxy-5-ureidoimidazoline decarboxylase — protein sequence MNTAEPAAAEAALLTCCGSHAWARRLVAHRPYPDLDALLAASDEAAYDLPPADLSEALACEPLEPRVPRQGTYSAAHTALSAADAAYESRFGHVFVICLDGVAQGEALDHLLAGIRARLGNDPEEERVLAAEELRKLARGRLTRLVHELNSPYVPV from the coding sequence CTGAACACCGCAGAGCCGGCAGCCGCCGAAGCCGCCCTGCTCACCTGCTGCGGCAGTCACGCCTGGGCCCGCCGCCTCGTCGCCCACCGGCCCTACCCCGACCTCGACGCGCTGCTCGCCGCGTCCGACGAGGCGGCGTACGACCTCCCGCCCGCCGACCTCTCCGAGGCCCTGGCCTGCGAACCTCTTGAGCCGCGGGTCCCCCGCCAGGGCACGTACTCCGCCGCGCACACCGCACTGAGCGCCGCGGACGCCGCGTACGAGAGCCGCTTCGGTCACGTATTCGTGATCTGCCTGGACGGCGTCGCCCAGGGCGAGGCCCTGGACCATTTGCTGGCCGGAATCCGCGCGCGCCTGGGCAACGATCCGGAGGAAGAGCGCGTCCTGGCCGCCGAGGAACTGCGCAAGCTGGCCCGCGGGCGACTCACCCGGCTCGTGCACGAGCTGAATAGCCCGTACGTGCCTGTTTGA
- a CDS encoding glycoside hydrolase family 20 protein produces the protein MIPRRLAVAAGVVAAGAVALTVAVWPDGSDGSGEATPPPSDGKSAVLQTPTPSPTKSYPLSKAPAVIPAVREHTAARGPGWRPAAGGRVVVGDGDLADEGRLIAGELKLAYAGDENPRKGDVELVIDEDADGGDESYTLSVKGQRVKISAPAEAGVFYGTRTLKQAVKGERTAPEGVVRDRPAKPQRGFMIDIARKHFSAEWIEDRVRELGDLKYNQLGLHFSDDQAFRIESDSHPEIVSPEHLTKAQVRRILKLAAARHITVVPEIDSPGHLGAVIKAHPSLQLVDTRGVAAPGAVDISKPQAAEIVDELLEEFADLFPGRYWHLGADEYRALMVDNPEASYPQLAAAARERYGQGARVQDLATGWLNDRADTMRPYERRLRAWNDGFFRGGVEEAADDLDVAYWTGKEIGAREPVEYLKAGRKVVNYNDEYLYYVLGQPNAFVYPTGQRIYEQWTPLVIRGTRPVSAEYDDQILGGTFAVWCDLAGSQTPEQVAAGIRMPLLATVQKLWDPRKPTLPWGDFVKLADEVS, from the coding sequence GTGATCCCCCGCCGGTTGGCCGTCGCCGCCGGAGTCGTTGCCGCCGGGGCCGTTGCCCTGACCGTGGCGGTCTGGCCCGACGGGAGTGACGGTTCGGGCGAGGCCACTCCACCCCCCTCCGACGGCAAATCCGCCGTTTTGCAGACCCCCACCCCATCGCCCACGAAGTCGTACCCCCTCTCCAAGGCCCCGGCCGTCATCCCCGCCGTGCGCGAGCACACCGCCGCGCGCGGGCCGGGATGGCGGCCCGCGGCCGGCGGGCGTGTCGTCGTCGGGGACGGGGACCTCGCGGACGAGGGCAGGCTCATCGCCGGTGAGCTCAAGCTCGCGTACGCGGGGGACGAGAACCCCCGCAAGGGGGACGTGGAGCTGGTCATCGATGAAGACGCCGATGGCGGCGACGAGTCGTACACCCTCTCCGTGAAGGGGCAGCGGGTGAAGATCAGCGCCCCGGCCGAAGCGGGTGTCTTCTACGGGACGCGCACGCTGAAGCAGGCGGTGAAGGGGGAGCGGACCGCGCCCGAGGGTGTCGTACGGGACCGGCCCGCCAAGCCCCAGCGCGGCTTCATGATCGACATCGCCCGCAAGCACTTCAGCGCGGAGTGGATCGAGGACCGTGTCCGCGAACTCGGCGACCTCAAGTACAACCAGCTCGGGCTGCACTTCTCCGACGACCAGGCGTTCCGCATCGAATCGGACTCGCACCCCGAGATCGTCTCGCCAGAGCACCTCACCAAGGCGCAGGTCCGCCGCATCCTCAAGCTCGCGGCCGCCCGGCACATCACCGTCGTGCCGGAGATCGACTCGCCGGGGCACCTCGGCGCGGTCATCAAGGCGCACCCCTCCCTGCAGCTCGTCGACACCCGCGGCGTCGCCGCGCCCGGCGCGGTGGACATCTCCAAGCCGCAGGCCGCCGAGATCGTCGACGAGCTGCTTGAGGAGTTCGCCGATCTCTTCCCCGGGCGCTACTGGCATCTCGGCGCCGACGAGTACCGCGCCCTCATGGTCGACAACCCGGAGGCCTCCTATCCGCAGCTGGCCGCCGCGGCCCGCGAGCGGTACGGGCAGGGCGCCCGCGTCCAGGACCTCGCCACCGGCTGGCTCAACGACCGGGCCGACACCATGCGCCCGTACGAACGGCGACTCAGGGCGTGGAACGACGGGTTCTTCCGCGGCGGGGTCGAGGAGGCCGCCGACGATCTGGACGTCGCGTACTGGACGGGCAAGGAGATCGGAGCGCGGGAGCCCGTCGAATATCTGAAGGCGGGCCGGAAGGTCGTCAATTACAACGACGAGTACCTCTATTACGTCCTCGGCCAGCCGAACGCCTTCGTCTATCCGACCGGACAGCGGATCTACGAGCAGTGGACCCCGCTGGTGATCCGCGGGACGCGGCCGGTGAGCGCCGAGTACGACGACCAGATTCTCGGCGGTACCTTCGCGGTCTGGTGCGATCTGGCCGGATCGCAGACCCCGGAACAGGTCGCGGCGGGGATCAGGATGCCGCTGCTGGCGACGGTCCAGAAGCTGTGGGATCCGCGTAAGCCGACGCTGCCGTGGGGCGACTTCGTGAAGCTGGCGGACGAGGTGTCATAG
- a CDS encoding DUF397 domain-containing protein gives MRSSRHLSIPDASAVPMWRKSSYSGGSSGDCLEVSDVHLTAAWRKSTYSGGESGDCLEVNDAAYEAHAHIPVRDSKNPHGPAVVFAAPAWTAFVTAVRATGMAPLMAD, from the coding sequence ATGCGCAGCAGTAGGCACCTGAGCATCCCGGACGCTTCGGCCGTACCGATGTGGCGCAAGTCCAGCTACAGCGGCGGGAGTAGCGGCGACTGCCTGGAGGTCAGCGACGTCCACCTGACGGCGGCCTGGCGTAAGTCGACGTACAGCGGCGGCGAAAGCGGTGACTGCCTCGAAGTGAACGACGCCGCCTACGAGGCACACGCCCACATCCCCGTCCGCGACAGTAAGAACCCCCACGGCCCGGCAGTCGTCTTCGCCGCCCCTGCCTGGACGGCGTTCGTCACGGCGGTCCGCGCCACAGGCATGGCGCCCCTCATGGCGGACTAG
- a CDS encoding helix-turn-helix transcriptional regulator produces MAIEDNPQSREKYGKELKRRREEAELTQEELSQRAIMSRTHIAHIEAGRRRPDLEDARRLDQVLHTGGFFEEFLPTLGEGRVAAHFDEALKLERQAKVIRVYGPKLVPGVLQTQAYASEVLGSGFPSKTVEERDRLLVTRLERAHILDDFHAPVFWSLLDEAVLRRPIGSPSIMCEQLCHILELGESHRIRVHVLPFSAGFHALLEGIVTLMWFEDLPPVAYVEGLKTGRVLEVPSVVRECQAAYDHALGDALSHRASLALIRSVAKDYEHAQQ; encoded by the coding sequence GTGGCGATCGAGGACAACCCGCAGTCTCGCGAGAAGTACGGCAAGGAGCTCAAGCGGCGCCGCGAGGAAGCCGAGCTCACCCAGGAGGAGCTAAGCCAGCGGGCGATCATGTCGCGTACGCACATCGCGCACATCGAGGCGGGCCGCCGCAGACCCGACCTGGAGGATGCGCGACGCCTTGACCAGGTGCTGCACACGGGCGGGTTCTTCGAGGAGTTCCTGCCCACGCTGGGCGAGGGCCGTGTCGCCGCACACTTCGACGAAGCTCTGAAGTTGGAGCGGCAGGCGAAGGTGATCAGGGTCTACGGCCCCAAGCTGGTACCGGGCGTCCTCCAGACCCAGGCCTACGCGAGCGAGGTGCTCGGCTCGGGCTTCCCATCCAAGACCGTCGAGGAACGTGACAGGCTGCTCGTCACACGCCTCGAACGCGCCCATATCCTCGACGACTTCCACGCACCGGTGTTCTGGTCACTGCTCGACGAGGCAGTGCTGCGGCGCCCCATCGGCAGCCCGTCCATCATGTGCGAACAGCTCTGTCACATCTTGGAGTTGGGCGAGAGCCACCGCATCCGCGTGCATGTGCTCCCCTTCTCGGCGGGCTTCCACGCACTGCTGGAGGGCATCGTCACGCTCATGTGGTTCGAGGACCTGCCGCCGGTCGCGTATGTGGAAGGCTTGAAGACAGGGCGGGTGCTCGAAGTCCCGTCCGTGGTGCGCGAGTGCCAAGCGGCATACGATCACGCCCTGGGTGACGCGCTCTCGCACCGCGCCTCCCTGGCCCTGATCAGGTCCGTCGCAAAGGATTATGAGCATGCGCAGCAGTAG